A region from the Mycobacterium heidelbergense genome encodes:
- the hflX gene encoding GTPase HflX, producing the protein MTFPDSPDTGPVEPAPSVGELALEDRSALRRVAGLSTELADVSEVEYRQLRLERVVLVGVWTEGSAADNRASMAELAALAETAGSQVLEGLIQRRDKPDPSTYIGSGKAAELREVVLATGADTVICDGELSPAQLTALEKAVKVKVIDRTALILDIFAQHATSREGKAQVSLAQMQYMLPRLRGWGESMSRQAGGRAGGSGGGVGLRGPGETKIETDRRRIRERMAKLRREIKDMKQARDTQRSRRLESDTPSIAIVGYTNAGKSSLLNALTGAGVLVQDALFATLEPTTRRAEFEDGRPFVLTDTVGFVRHLPTQLVEAFRSTLEEVVDADLLVHVVDGSDVNPLAQINAVRQVISEIFAEIASHHGDPPPELLVVNKVDAASDLMLAKLRHALPGAVFVSARTGDGIDALRRRMAELAAPNDTAVDVVIPYDRGDLVARLHAGGRVQQEEHNADGTRIRARVPVALAASLREFTAH; encoded by the coding sequence ATGACTTTTCCCGATTCGCCCGACACAGGCCCCGTCGAGCCGGCGCCCAGCGTCGGTGAGCTCGCCCTCGAAGACCGCTCGGCGCTGCGCCGCGTCGCGGGCCTGTCCACCGAACTCGCCGACGTCTCCGAGGTCGAGTACCGCCAGCTGCGGCTGGAACGCGTGGTGCTGGTGGGGGTGTGGACCGAGGGCAGCGCCGCCGACAACCGGGCCAGCATGGCCGAGCTGGCGGCCCTGGCCGAAACCGCCGGCTCGCAGGTGCTCGAGGGACTCATCCAGCGCCGCGACAAGCCCGACCCGTCGACCTACATCGGCTCGGGCAAGGCGGCCGAGCTGCGCGAGGTGGTGCTGGCCACCGGCGCCGACACCGTCATCTGCGACGGCGAACTGTCCCCGGCGCAGCTGACCGCGCTGGAAAAGGCCGTCAAGGTCAAGGTCATCGACCGCACCGCGCTGATCCTGGACATCTTCGCCCAGCACGCCACCAGCCGGGAGGGCAAGGCGCAGGTGTCGCTGGCCCAGATGCAGTACATGCTGCCGCGGCTGCGCGGCTGGGGCGAGTCGATGTCGCGGCAGGCCGGTGGCCGGGCCGGCGGCAGCGGCGGCGGGGTGGGCCTGCGCGGCCCCGGTGAGACCAAGATCGAGACCGACCGGCGCCGCATCCGCGAGCGGATGGCCAAGCTGCGCCGCGAGATCAAGGACATGAAGCAGGCCCGCGACACCCAGCGCAGCCGCCGCCTGGAGAGCGACACGCCGTCGATCGCCATCGTCGGCTACACCAACGCCGGCAAGTCCAGCCTGCTCAACGCGCTGACCGGGGCCGGGGTGCTGGTGCAGGACGCGCTGTTTGCCACCCTCGAACCCACCACCCGGCGCGCGGAATTCGAGGACGGCCGCCCATTCGTGCTCACCGACACCGTCGGGTTCGTCCGGCACCTGCCCACCCAGCTGGTCGAGGCGTTCCGCTCGACGCTCGAAGAGGTGGTCGACGCCGACCTGCTGGTGCACGTGGTGGACGGCTCCGACGTCAACCCGCTGGCCCAGATCAACGCGGTCCGCCAGGTGATCTCCGAGATCTTTGCGGAGATCGCCTCCCATCACGGCGACCCGCCGCCCGAGCTGCTGGTGGTCAACAAGGTCGACGCCGCAAGCGATCTCATGCTCGCCAAGCTGCGGCACGCGCTGCCCGGCGCGGTGTTCGTGTCCGCGCGCACCGGCGACGGCATCGACGCCCTGCGGCGGCGGATGGCCGAACTCGCCGCCCCCAATGACACCGCCGTCGACGTGGTCATCCCGTACGACCGCGGCGACCTCGTGGCCCGCCTGCACGCGGGCGGGCGTGTGCAGCAGGAGGAGCACAACGCCGATGGCACCCGGATCAGGGCGCGCGTGCCGGTGGCGCTGGCGGCCAGCCTGCGGGAGTTCACCGCCCACTGA
- the nrdR gene encoding transcriptional regulator NrdR, with protein sequence MHCPFCRHPDSRVIDSRETDEGQAIRRRRSCPECGRRFTTVETAVLAVVKRSGVTEPFSREKVISGVRRACQGRQVDDDALNLLAQQVEDTVRAAGSPEVPSHEVGLAILGPLRDLDEVAYLRFASVYRSFSSADDFEREIEALRAHRNVSTPG encoded by the coding sequence ATGCACTGTCCCTTCTGCCGCCATCCCGATTCCCGGGTGATCGACTCGCGGGAAACCGATGAAGGCCAGGCCATTCGGCGCCGCCGGTCCTGCCCCGAGTGCGGACGACGTTTCACCACCGTGGAAACCGCGGTGCTGGCCGTGGTCAAACGCAGCGGCGTCACCGAGCCGTTCAGCCGGGAGAAGGTCATCAGCGGGGTCCGCCGCGCGTGCCAGGGCCGTCAGGTCGACGACGACGCGCTGAATCTGCTTGCCCAGCAAGTGGAAGACACCGTGCGCGCCGCGGGATCGCCGGAGGTCCCGAGCCACGAGGTCGGCCTCGCCATCCTGGGCCCGCTGCGCGACCTCGACGAGGTGGCGTACCTCCGGTTCGCGTCGGTGTACCGGTCGTTCTCGTCCGCGGACGATTTCGAGCGCGAGATCGAGGCCCTGCGCGCGCACCGCAACGTATCGACTCCCGGCTGA
- a CDS encoding DMT family transporter → MSKVDVAALIALCAALASAVGDVIRQRSAQEITDREVGHLELFRMSLRDRRWWLGGLAAVTNYSLQAVALAWGSVVLVTALQVTALLFALPIYARLANHRVTRWEWAWATALAAALAVVIIVGNPESGQERAPASTWMVVALVMGPALVLCVLAARVWSSRPVAAVLLAVVAGSSLALFAVLTKGIVELLEEGFGAVLRAPEFYPWLLVALCGMIFQQSAFRAGALTASLPTMTVAKPVVAGVLGITVLGETLEARGPGAFVLVAAVALVIIATVALARGEAASMAAGTGRDLRAADCDGAPRERLPGGISPAAPKGSEPIT, encoded by the coding sequence ATGTCGAAGGTGGATGTCGCGGCGCTGATCGCCCTGTGCGCGGCGCTGGCCTCCGCGGTCGGCGATGTGATCCGGCAGCGCTCCGCGCAGGAGATCACCGACAGGGAGGTCGGCCACCTCGAGCTGTTCCGCATGTCGTTGCGCGACAGGCGATGGTGGCTGGGCGGCCTGGCGGCGGTCACCAATTACAGCCTGCAGGCGGTGGCCCTGGCGTGGGGGTCGGTGGTCTTGGTGACGGCGCTGCAGGTGACCGCGCTGCTGTTCGCGTTGCCGATCTACGCGCGGCTGGCCAACCACCGGGTGACCCGCTGGGAGTGGGCGTGGGCGACGGCGCTGGCCGCCGCGTTGGCGGTGGTCATCATCGTCGGCAACCCGGAGTCCGGCCAGGAGCGGGCGCCGGCGTCGACGTGGATGGTCGTGGCCCTGGTGATGGGCCCCGCGCTGGTGTTGTGCGTGCTGGCGGCGCGCGTCTGGTCGAGCCGCCCGGTCGCGGCGGTGCTGCTCGCGGTGGTGGCCGGCTCGTCGCTGGCGCTTTTCGCGGTGCTCACCAAGGGAATCGTCGAGCTGCTCGAGGAGGGCTTCGGCGCCGTGCTGCGCGCGCCCGAGTTCTATCCTTGGCTGCTGGTGGCCCTGTGCGGAATGATCTTCCAGCAGTCCGCCTTTCGCGCCGGCGCGCTGACCGCGTCGCTGCCCACGATGACCGTGGCCAAGCCCGTGGTCGCCGGCGTGCTCGGGATCACGGTGCTGGGCGAGACGCTCGAAGCCAGAGGTCCCGGGGCGTTCGTCCTGGTCGCGGCGGTGGCTTTGGTGATCATCGCGACGGTGGCGCTGGCCCGCGGCGAGGCCGCCTCGATGGCGGCCGGGACCGGGCGGGACCTGAGAGCCGCCGACTGCGACGGCGCGCCGCGCGAACGCCTGCCCGGCGGCATTTCCCCGGCGGCACCGAAGGGAAGCGAGCCGATCACCTAG
- a CDS encoding sunset domain-containing protein, with protein sequence MNGQRGRMRKLVGRTLIGMAATVLAAALLAPAAVASPIGDAEAAMMAAWEKAGGDSSPLGARKGDVYPAGDGFALDFDGGKMFYTTDTGAKFLYGPILDKYDTLGGPPASDLGFPTINEVPGLAGPDSRVATFSASDKPVIFWTPDHGAFVVRGALNAAWDKLGSSGGVLGAPIGDETYDGEVTAQKFSGGEISWNRKTKEFTTNPAALADQLKGLQVAIDPTAAINMAWRAAGGAAGPLGAKQGGSYPIGGDGIAQNFASGKVFFSPATGANALESDILAKYESLGGPVGSDLGFPTANESDGGIAPSSRIATFSAADKPVIFWTSNHGAFVVRGSMKAAWDKLRGPTGKLGAPVDDQAVNGDVVSQQFTGGKVAWNRAKNSFTTDPSNLAPLLSGLQVSGQNQPSTAAMPSHAKKFALHWWWLLVAAAALALVALSALVAWGWRRRRRSRGDTAAYEPPVEGGWGHDDVDAATEHFALDDLYPADQQPPPDAGPAARVSWGRAAGAAADLDEDVQHGGEAPPESEEGPGHFEGPGADDEDPDAVDTDSIPAVSAAALSEAGYVDVPDEDVYPEADYAESDYTDTDYTDTDYAQAPDAAVSEAVAAGAEPRTGRHAAVDADDASEPASGPAGRPTIHLPLDDPYQVPDGYPIKASARFGLYYTPGSELYHDTLAEIWLSSEEVAQANGFLKAD encoded by the coding sequence GTGAACGGGCAGAGAGGTCGAATGCGCAAGCTGGTCGGGCGCACGCTGATCGGCATGGCGGCGACGGTGCTGGCCGCCGCGTTGCTGGCGCCCGCCGCGGTCGCGTCTCCGATCGGCGACGCCGAGGCCGCCATGATGGCCGCGTGGGAGAAGGCCGGCGGCGACAGCTCACCGCTCGGCGCCCGCAAGGGTGACGTCTACCCCGCCGGCGACGGGTTCGCCCTGGACTTCGACGGCGGCAAGATGTTCTACACCACGGATACCGGCGCCAAATTCCTCTACGGGCCGATTCTGGACAAATACGACACGCTCGGCGGCCCGCCCGCCAGCGACCTGGGATTCCCGACCATCAACGAGGTTCCCGGCCTGGCGGGCCCCGACAGCCGAGTCGCCACCTTCTCCGCCAGTGACAAGCCGGTGATCTTCTGGACGCCCGACCACGGCGCGTTCGTCGTGCGCGGCGCGTTGAACGCCGCGTGGGACAAACTCGGCAGCTCCGGCGGCGTTCTCGGGGCCCCGATCGGCGACGAGACCTACGACGGCGAGGTCACCGCGCAGAAGTTCAGCGGCGGTGAGATCTCCTGGAACCGCAAAACCAAGGAGTTCACCACCAACCCCGCGGCGCTGGCAGATCAATTGAAGGGCCTGCAGGTCGCCATCGATCCGACCGCGGCCATCAACATGGCCTGGCGCGCGGCCGGCGGCGCCGCCGGCCCGCTGGGCGCCAAGCAGGGCGGGTCGTATCCCATCGGCGGCGACGGGATCGCGCAGAACTTCGCCAGCGGCAAGGTGTTCTTCAGCCCGGCCACCGGCGCGAACGCGCTCGAGAGCGACATCCTGGCCAAATACGAGTCGCTGGGCGGGCCGGTCGGCAGCGACCTCGGGTTCCCGACCGCCAACGAGTCCGACGGTGGCATCGCGCCGTCCAGCCGGATCGCCACGTTCTCGGCGGCCGACAAGCCGGTCATCTTCTGGACCTCCAACCACGGCGCGTTCGTCGTGCGGGGCTCCATGAAGGCCGCGTGGGACAAGCTCCGCGGTCCCACCGGCAAACTGGGCGCGCCGGTCGATGATCAGGCCGTGAACGGCGACGTGGTTTCGCAGCAGTTCACCGGCGGCAAGGTCGCCTGGAACCGGGCGAAGAACTCGTTCACCACCGACCCGTCAAACCTGGCTCCCCTGCTGTCCGGTCTGCAGGTGTCCGGGCAGAACCAGCCGAGCACGGCGGCGATGCCCTCCCACGCCAAGAAGTTCGCGTTGCACTGGTGGTGGCTGCTGGTCGCCGCTGCGGCGCTGGCGCTGGTCGCGCTGTCGGCGTTGGTGGCGTGGGGCTGGCGTCGGCGTCGTCGCTCCCGCGGCGACACCGCCGCCTACGAGCCCCCCGTTGAGGGGGGCTGGGGCCACGACGACGTCGACGCCGCCACCGAGCACTTCGCGCTCGACGACCTGTACCCCGCGGATCAGCAGCCGCCACCCGACGCCGGGCCCGCGGCGCGGGTCAGTTGGGGTCGCGCGGCCGGGGCCGCCGCCGACCTGGACGAGGACGTCCAGCACGGGGGCGAGGCGCCGCCCGAATCCGAGGAGGGCCCAGGACATTTCGAGGGTCCGGGCGCCGACGACGAGGACCCCGACGCGGTGGACACCGACTCCATACCCGCCGTCTCCGCGGCCGCCCTGTCGGAGGCCGGCTACGTCGATGTCCCCGACGAGGATGTCTACCCGGAGGCGGACTACGCGGAGTCCGACTACACGGATACCGACTACACGGATACCGACTACGCGCAGGCGCCGGACGCCGCCGTCTCCGAGGCCGTCGCGGCCGGCGCGGAGCCGAGGACCGGGCGGCATGCGGCCGTGGACGCCGACGACGCCTCGGAACCGGCGTCGGGCCCCGCCGGGCGCCCGACGATCCACCTGCCGCTGGACGACCCGTACCAGGTGCCCGACGGATACCCGATCAAGGCCAGCGCCCGCTTCGGCCTCTACTACACGCCCGGCAGCGAGCTCTACCACGACACGCTCGCCGAAATCTGGCTGTCCAGCGAAGAAGTCGCGCAGGCCAACGGCTTCCTCAAGGCCGACTGA
- a CDS encoding LysM peptidoglycan-binding domain-containing protein: MTITHTVAPRACGARRPVTAPVRGPRYGREGLARSRGPRPIGPAGAPPRYHGTGVAMSAAPHRRRPVTVATTFGLGLIAGLITLWLGLVANVGQAVNGDPGASGAPVPDRLAVVRVEPGESLSDVAHRVAPDAPARQVAERIRELNDLNSPAVAAGQTLIAPVG; the protein is encoded by the coding sequence ATGACCATCACCCACACAGTCGCACCGCGCGCCTGCGGCGCTCGCCGCCCGGTCACCGCGCCGGTGCGGGGGCCCCGTTACGGCCGGGAGGGGCTGGCCCGCTCCCGCGGACCCCGCCCGATCGGGCCGGCGGGAGCGCCACCGCGCTACCACGGCACCGGCGTCGCGATGTCCGCCGCGCCCCATCGCAGGCGCCCCGTCACGGTGGCGACGACGTTCGGGCTGGGCCTGATCGCCGGGCTGATCACGCTGTGGCTCGGCCTGGTCGCCAACGTCGGGCAGGCGGTCAACGGCGACCCCGGGGCGTCGGGCGCACCCGTGCCGGACCGGCTGGCCGTCGTGCGGGTCGAACCGGGGGAGTCCCTGTCCGACGTCGCCCACCGGGTGGCACCGGACGCGCCGGCCCGCCAGGTCGCCGAGCGCATCCGCGAACTCAACGACCTGAACTCCCCGGCGGTGGCCGCGGGCCAGACCCTGATCGCGCCGGTCGGCTGA
- a CDS encoding class III extradiol ring-cleavage dioxygenase family protein — MLGTIAIVPCAPVLVPELAGAAAAEVADLTSAVLAAAALLPTRWVALGTGGADGLLEPGGPVGTFAGFGADVRVSLSPRAHDGAGPPAEFPLCALLAAWVRGRARPEASARVRVYRGDYAAAAALAHGRRLRAEIDATPDPIGVLVVADGANTLTPAAPGGHHPGDADAQLALDDALANGDAAALAGLSPRIVGRVAFQVLAGLTEPGPRSAKELYRGAPYGVGYFAGAWQP; from the coding sequence GTGCTGGGCACCATCGCGATCGTCCCCTGCGCGCCGGTGCTCGTTCCCGAGCTCGCCGGGGCGGCCGCCGCCGAGGTGGCCGATCTGACCTCGGCGGTGCTGGCCGCCGCCGCCTTGTTGCCAACCCGCTGGGTGGCCCTCGGAACGGGTGGCGCCGACGGGCTGCTGGAGCCCGGCGGCCCCGTGGGCACCTTCGCGGGCTTCGGCGCCGACGTCCGGGTCTCGCTCTCCCCGCGGGCCCACGACGGCGCCGGGCCGCCCGCCGAATTTCCCCTGTGCGCGCTGCTCGCCGCCTGGGTGCGGGGCCGGGCGCGGCCCGAGGCCAGCGCGCGGGTCCGCGTCTACCGCGGCGACTACGCCGCCGCCGCCGCGCTGGCCCACGGCAGGCGATTGCGCGCCGAGATCGACGCGACGCCGGATCCGATCGGCGTGCTCGTCGTCGCCGACGGCGCGAACACCCTGACCCCGGCCGCGCCCGGCGGCCACCACCCCGGCGACGCCGACGCGCAGCTGGCCCTGGACGACGCGCTGGCAAACGGCGACGCCGCCGCCCTGGCCGGGCTGTCGCCCCGGATCGTGGGGCGGGTCGCGTTCCAGGTGCTGGCCGGCCTGACCGAGCCGGGGCCGCGATCTGCCAAAGAGCTCTACCGTGGCGCGCCCTACGGCGTGGGCTACTTCGCGGGCGCCTGGCAGCCGTGA
- a CDS encoding acyl-CoA dehydrogenase family protein encodes MSSVIKYQRTLFEPEHDLFRESYRGFLDRHVAPHHDEWEKAKIVDRGVWLEAGKQGFLGMSVPEEYGGGGNPDFRYNAILTEETTAGRYSGIGFGLHNDIVAPYLLALATEEQKQRWLPKFCTGELITAIAMTEPGTGSDLQGIKTRAVRRGDHYVLNGSKTFITNGINSDLVIVVAQTDPEKGAQGFSLLVVERGMEGFERGRHLDKIGLDAQDTAELSFTDVEVPAENLLGEEGRGFIYLMQNLPQERISIAIMAAAAMEQVLEHTLRYTKERKAFGRPIGSFQNSRFVLAELATEATVVRMMVDEFVRLHLDKKLTAEQAAMAKWYATEKQVHLIDRCLQLHGGYGYMREYPVARAYLDARVQTIYGGTTEIMKEIIGRSLGV; translated from the coding sequence ATGAGTAGCGTTATCAAGTACCAGCGCACCCTGTTCGAGCCCGAGCACGACCTGTTCCGCGAGTCCTACCGCGGCTTCCTCGACCGCCACGTGGCGCCCCACCATGACGAATGGGAGAAGGCGAAGATCGTCGACCGGGGCGTCTGGCTCGAGGCCGGCAAGCAGGGCTTCCTGGGCATGTCGGTGCCCGAGGAGTACGGCGGCGGCGGCAATCCCGACTTCCGGTACAACGCGATCCTCACCGAGGAGACCACCGCCGGGCGCTACAGCGGGATCGGTTTCGGCCTGCACAACGACATCGTGGCGCCGTACCTGCTGGCCCTGGCCACCGAGGAGCAGAAGCAGCGCTGGTTGCCCAAGTTCTGCACCGGGGAGCTGATCACCGCGATCGCGATGACCGAGCCGGGCACCGGCAGCGACCTGCAGGGCATCAAGACCCGCGCGGTCAGGCGGGGCGACCACTACGTGCTGAACGGGTCAAAGACGTTCATCACCAACGGAATCAACTCCGACCTGGTGATCGTGGTGGCGCAGACCGACCCCGAGAAAGGCGCGCAAGGCTTTTCGCTGCTCGTCGTCGAGCGGGGCATGGAGGGCTTCGAACGGGGCCGCCATTTGGACAAGATCGGGCTCGACGCGCAGGACACGGCCGAGCTGTCGTTCACCGACGTCGAGGTTCCGGCCGAAAACCTGCTCGGCGAGGAGGGCAGGGGGTTCATCTACCTCATGCAGAACCTGCCGCAGGAACGGATCTCGATCGCCATCATGGCGGCCGCCGCGATGGAGCAGGTGCTCGAGCACACGCTGCGATACACCAAGGAGCGCAAGGCCTTTGGCAGGCCGATCGGCAGCTTCCAGAACAGCCGTTTCGTCCTCGCCGAGCTGGCGACCGAGGCCACCGTGGTGCGCATGATGGTCGACGAGTTCGTCCGCCTGCACCTGGACAAAAAGCTGACGGCCGAACAGGCCGCCATGGCCAAGTGGTATGCCACCGAGAAACAGGTGCACCTGATCGACCGCTGTCTGCAATTGCACGGCGGCTACGGCTACATGCGTGAATACCCCGTCGCGCGAGCCTATCTCGATGCCCGGGTGCAGACGATCTACGGCGGCACGACCGAGATCATGAAGGAGATCATCGGCCGCAGCCTCGGGGTCTAG
- a CDS encoding peroxynitrite isomerase codes for MPPELHPDLRALAPLLGTWTGQGRGTYPTIQPFEYVEEVVFSHVGKPFLAYAQKTRAVADGKPLHAETGYLRVPRPGAVELVLAHPSGITEIEVGTFSVTGGLIEVEMATSAIGLAPTAKEVTALGRSLRVDGDELSYSVRMGAMGQPLQDHLAAVLHRQG; via the coding sequence ATGCCGCCCGAATTGCACCCCGACCTCCGGGCGTTGGCCCCCCTGCTGGGGACCTGGACCGGTCAAGGTCGCGGCACGTACCCGACGATCCAGCCCTTCGAGTATGTCGAGGAAGTCGTGTTCTCCCACGTGGGCAAGCCGTTTCTGGCCTACGCGCAAAAGACCAGGGCGGTCGCCGACGGCAAGCCCCTGCACGCCGAGACGGGATATCTCCGGGTGCCGCGGCCGGGCGCCGTCGAACTGGTCCTGGCCCACCCGAGCGGCATCACCGAAATCGAGGTGGGCACGTTCTCGGTGACCGGCGGCCTCATCGAGGTCGAGATGGCCACCAGCGCGATCGGGTTGGCGCCGACGGCCAAAGAGGTGACCGCGCTTGGTCGTTCCCTGCGCGTCGACGGCGACGAGCTGTCGTACTCGGTGCGCATGGGCGCGATGGGGCAACCGCTGCAGGATCACCTCGCCGCGGTGCTGCACCGGCAGGGCTGA
- the miaA gene encoding tRNA (adenosine(37)-N6)-dimethylallyltransferase MiaA, with the protein MRPLAIIGPTGTGKSQLALDFAERVGRLGGEAGAEVVNADAMQLYRGMDIGTAKLPADARRGVPHHQLDVLHVTETATVARYQRAAAADVEAITARGAVPVIVGGSMLYVQSLLDDWSFPATDPAVRARWEERLAEIGPDGLHAELARRDPAAAAAILPTDGRRTVRALEVVELTGRPFAASAPRIGAPRWDTAIVGLDCDTTILDERLARRTDAMFEWGLVDEVRALLDQGLRDGVTASRALGYAQVLAALDAGGHADHLRAAREQTYAGTRRYVRRQRSWFRRDHRVHWIDAADSAGLLDGALRAWRRAG; encoded by the coding sequence GTGCGGCCGCTCGCGATCATCGGGCCCACCGGTACCGGCAAGTCGCAGCTGGCGCTCGACTTCGCGGAGCGGGTCGGGCGGCTCGGTGGCGAGGCCGGGGCGGAGGTCGTGAATGCGGACGCGATGCAGCTGTATCGCGGCATGGACATCGGCACCGCCAAGCTGCCCGCCGACGCGCGCCGCGGCGTTCCCCACCACCAGCTCGACGTCCTGCACGTGACCGAGACCGCGACCGTCGCCCGCTATCAGCGCGCCGCCGCCGCCGACGTCGAGGCGATCACGGCCCGGGGCGCGGTGCCGGTGATCGTGGGCGGTTCGATGCTGTACGTCCAATCGCTGCTCGACGACTGGTCGTTTCCCGCGACCGACCCGGCGGTGCGGGCGCGCTGGGAGGAGCGGCTCGCCGAGATCGGGCCGGACGGGCTGCACGCCGAGCTGGCCCGCCGCGACCCGGCGGCGGCCGCGGCGATCCTGCCCACCGACGGGCGGCGCACGGTGCGGGCCCTCGAGGTCGTCGAGCTCACCGGACGGCCGTTCGCCGCGTCCGCGCCGCGCATCGGGGCGCCGCGCTGGGACACCGCGATCGTCGGATTGGACTGTGATACAACGATTCTCGACGAGAGGCTGGCCAGGCGTACCGACGCGATGTTCGAGTGGGGCCTGGTCGACGAGGTGCGCGCGCTGCTGGACCAGGGCCTGCGCGACGGCGTCACCGCGTCGCGCGCCCTCGGCTACGCCCAGGTGTTGGCGGCGCTCGACGCCGGGGGCCACGCCGACCACCTGCGCGCCGCGCGGGAGCAGACCTACGCGGGCACCCGGCGCTACGTGCGGCGGCAGCGGTCCTGGTTTCGCCGCGACCACCGGGTGCACTGGATCGACGCGGCCGATTCCGCCGGCCTCCTCGACGGCGCGCTGCGGGCGTGGCGGCGGGCGGGCTGA
- the dapF gene encoding diaminopimelate epimerase — protein sequence MIFAKGHGTQNDFVLLPDLDAELTLTAARVAAVCDRRRGLGADGVLRITTAGAAVAAGVLGRLPDGVGAGDWYMDYRNADGSTAQMCGNGVRVFAHYLRASGLETRDEFVVGSLAGPRLVTLHHAGQTHADVTVDMGKANRLGAGEAVIGGRRFAGIAIDVGNPHLACVDPGLSVDELAALDVAAPVRFDRARFPDGVNVEVLTGAAGGVVHMRVHERGVGETRSCGTGTVAGAVAALADAGADTGTLTVRVPGGDVVVTVTDATSFLRGPSVLVARGEISGEWWSAL from the coding sequence GTGATTTTCGCCAAGGGCCACGGCACGCAGAACGACTTCGTGCTGCTGCCCGACCTCGACGCCGAGCTGACGCTCACCGCCGCCCGGGTGGCCGCGGTGTGCGACCGGCGCCGGGGCTTGGGCGCCGACGGGGTGCTGCGGATCACCACCGCGGGCGCCGCCGTGGCGGCCGGCGTGCTCGGGCGCCTGCCCGACGGCGTCGGCGCGGGCGACTGGTACATGGACTACCGCAACGCCGACGGGTCGACCGCGCAGATGTGCGGCAACGGCGTGCGGGTGTTCGCGCACTACCTGCGGGCCAGCGGCCTGGAAACCCGCGACGAGTTCGTCGTCGGGTCGCTGGCCGGCCCGCGACTGGTCACCCTGCATCACGCCGGTCAGACCCACGCCGACGTCACCGTCGACATGGGCAAGGCCAACCGGCTGGGCGCGGGGGAGGCCGTCATCGGCGGGCGGCGATTCGCCGGCATCGCGATCGACGTCGGCAACCCGCACCTGGCGTGCGTCGACCCCGGGCTGAGCGTCGACGAGCTCGCGGCCCTGGACGTCGCGGCGCCGGTGCGGTTCGACCGCGCACGGTTCCCCGACGGGGTCAACGTCGAGGTGCTCACCGGGGCGGCCGGCGGAGTGGTGCACATGCGGGTCCACGAGCGCGGGGTGGGCGAGACCCGCTCGTGCGGCACCGGGACGGTGGCGGGCGCGGTCGCCGCGCTCGCCGACGCCGGCGCCGACACCGGGACGCTCACGGTGCGGGTCCCCGGCGGCGACGTCGTCGTCACCGTCACCGACGCCACCAGCTTCCTGCGCGGGCCGTCGGTGCTGGTGGCCCGCGGCGAGATCAGCGGGGAATGGTGGAGCGCACTGTAA
- the lexA gene encoding transcriptional repressor LexA: MSDSNDTRSTGPSVGSEGRLHPVDPSLTERQRTILKVIRESVTTRGYPPSIREIGDAVGLTSTSSVAHQLRTLERKGYLRRDPNRPRAVDVRGAEGAAAAGPAAPVTDVAGSDALPEPTFVPVLGRIAAGGPILAEEAVEDVFPLPRELVGDGTLFLLKVVGDSMVEAAICDGDWVVVRQQHVADNGDIVAAMIDGEATVKTFKRAGGQVWLMPHNPAFDPIPGNDATVLGKVVTVIRKI; encoded by the coding sequence ATGAGCGACAGCAACGACACCCGATCGACCGGCCCCTCCGTTGGCTCGGAAGGCCGGTTGCATCCCGTGGATCCCTCGCTGACCGAACGGCAGCGCACCATCCTGAAGGTCATCCGCGAGTCGGTCACCACCCGCGGTTACCCGCCGAGCATCCGGGAAATCGGCGATGCCGTCGGCCTGACCTCGACCTCCTCGGTGGCTCACCAGCTGCGCACCCTGGAGCGCAAGGGGTATTTGCGCCGCGACCCGAACCGCCCCCGGGCCGTCGACGTTCGCGGCGCCGAGGGCGCGGCCGCCGCCGGGCCGGCGGCCCCCGTCACCGACGTCGCCGGCTCGGACGCCTTACCGGAACCCACGTTCGTGCCCGTCCTCGGGCGCATCGCCGCCGGTGGACCGATCCTCGCCGAGGAAGCCGTCGAAGATGTCTTCCCGCTGCCCCGCGAGCTGGTCGGCGACGGCACGCTCTTCCTGCTCAAGGTGGTGGGCGACTCGATGGTCGAGGCCGCGATCTGCGACGGCGACTGGGTGGTGGTGCGCCAGCAGCACGTCGCCGACAACGGCGACATCGTCGCGGCCATGATCGACGGCGAGGCCACCGTCAAGACGTTCAAGCGCGCCGGCGGTCAAGTGTGGCTGATGCCGCACAACCCGGCGTTCGATCCGATACCGGGCAATGACGCGACCGTGCTCGGCAAGGTCGTCACGGTGATCCGCAAGATATAG